The Fluviispira vulneris genome includes a region encoding these proteins:
- the csrA gene encoding carbon storage regulator CsrA — protein MLVLTRKVGDVIAIGDNIKIIVMAIKGKQVRLGIEADRSTVVHREEVYQKIKQETNAAAQNTVNSTSVAKELLKSSPENELKSKPEKKGVRIIKRAADKDKNK, from the coding sequence GTGCTGGTATTGACTCGGAAGGTTGGAGACGTCATAGCCATAGGAGATAATATAAAAATTATCGTTATGGCCATTAAAGGAAAACAAGTTCGCTTGGGTATTGAAGCGGACAGATCGACTGTTGTACATAGAGAAGAGGTTTATCAAAAAATCAAGCAAGAGACCAATGCTGCTGCGCAAAACACTGTCAATTCGACAAGTGTTGCAAAAGAGTTGCTAAAAAGCTCTCCTGAAAATGAATTAAAGTCAAAACCTGAAAAAAAAGGCGTCAGAATCATCAAGAGGGCTGCAGATAAAGATAAGAATAAATAG
- the murA gene encoding UDP-N-acetylglucosamine 1-carboxyvinyltransferase: MQKNQKNLQNGKGEGSGMSVEQLIRINGGRKLSGGKVSIAGSSNQVTKCIIAALLTNEHILIKNAPAVNERKIAEELFAYLGGRVEYLDEHTIRLCANEVMKNKISREICQKNRISILAVGPLLHRFGKAYIYAALGGDKIGKRPVDFHINGLIEMGAQVELDDNLYHISVDEKGLRGAHIVLPFPSVMTTENLIIAATLAKGRTVIENAAIEPEVIELVKMLQKMGADITMNANRTYIIQGVDKLKGCELRIMPDRNQAVSFACAALATGGNVLLEKIPHDPLYSFLNYIQRMGAEFRVNSEGIFVSSPKGRRLKQSHIEVEVHPGFMTDWQQPFMVLFTQADGISILHETIFEDRLGYSHFLNSMGANINLFSTCLGEAPCRFKHKNHTHSAIIHGPTPLKGGNFRMPTDIRAGMCLVIAGLVGSGTTLLSNIQEIQRKYDNIVEKLNQMGADVSIIQGSLTSV; this comes from the coding sequence TTGCAAAAAAATCAAAAAAATTTGCAAAACGGAAAAGGTGAAGGAAGCGGTATGTCTGTTGAACAGCTTATTAGAATTAATGGCGGAAGAAAACTTTCTGGTGGAAAGGTTTCTATCGCAGGAAGTAGCAATCAAGTCACTAAATGTATTATCGCTGCTCTTCTAACGAATGAACATATTCTTATTAAAAATGCACCAGCAGTGAACGAACGTAAAATTGCAGAAGAATTATTCGCATATTTAGGTGGGAGAGTTGAATATCTCGATGAACACACCATCCGACTATGTGCAAATGAAGTCATGAAAAATAAAATATCTAGGGAAATATGCCAAAAAAATCGAATTTCTATTTTAGCTGTTGGACCACTTCTTCATCGCTTTGGTAAAGCTTATATTTATGCTGCGTTAGGTGGAGATAAAATCGGCAAAAGACCTGTTGATTTTCACATCAATGGACTGATTGAAATGGGTGCTCAAGTTGAGTTAGACGACAATCTTTATCATATCTCTGTGGATGAAAAAGGTTTGCGCGGCGCTCACATCGTCTTGCCTTTTCCGAGTGTAATGACAACTGAAAATTTAATTATTGCTGCGACTCTCGCAAAAGGTAGAACAGTCATAGAGAATGCGGCCATTGAGCCTGAGGTAATCGAACTCGTAAAAATGCTGCAAAAGATGGGTGCAGACATTACGATGAATGCAAATAGAACTTATATTATTCAAGGGGTCGATAAACTAAAAGGCTGTGAATTGCGTATTATGCCAGATCGCAATCAAGCAGTGAGTTTTGCCTGTGCCGCTTTGGCTACGGGCGGAAACGTTTTATTGGAAAAAATTCCCCACGATCCGCTCTACAGTTTTTTAAACTATATTCAACGGATGGGTGCAGAATTTAGAGTGAATTCGGAAGGGATTTTTGTTTCCAGTCCGAAAGGCAGAAGGCTTAAACAGAGCCATATAGAAGTTGAAGTGCATCCTGGGTTTATGACGGATTGGCAACAACCATTTATGGTTTTATTTACGCAAGCAGATGGCATAAGTATTTTACACGAAACAATCTTTGAAGATCGCTTAGGGTACAGTCATTTTCTAAATAGTATGGGCGCAAATATCAATCTTTTTTCGACTTGTTTAGGAGAAGCTCCTTGTCGATTTAAACATAAAAATCACACGCATTCTGCTATTATTCATGGCCCGACTCCATTAAAAGGAGGCAATTTTAGAATGCCGACAGACATACGTGCTGGAATGTGTCTCGTCATTGCTGGACTTGTGGGAAGTGGAACGACTTTATTGTCAAATATCCAAGAGATACAAAGAAAATACGATAATATCGTTGAAAAACTAAATCAAATGGGAGCTGATGTCTCAATTATTCAAGGCTCTCTCACATCTGTTTAA
- a CDS encoding amidohydrolase family protein, whose translation MLIDFHVHLAGSGCAQSGIILGKSFEKRPTFRYLKYAQKISNEQMLTDIDLIWIKRISDLIKNSDCISKAVVLCFDSVYLENGEQNLELSQLYVPNSWGFFAAQKFKESFLLGASIHPYRKDFFNELEKCIENNVFLLKWLPSAMGIDPENKKCLAFYDALREAKIPLLSHVDREFTFAEPVSGWLKFNHLKKLKTALDMGVTVIAAHAGTPSQIELAEEFARKYENFYLDTSGLFNPSRVRSAIRLFRLAQKSVLKERLLFGTDWPVPAFPLLLIDKTGIALYKEISKIANPFLRDLRLKEFFGFNIDGFKKNQERLLTLLDRSHTEEVLT comes from the coding sequence ATGTTGATAGATTTTCACGTTCATTTAGCTGGGTCTGGATGTGCTCAATCAGGAATTATTCTAGGGAAATCTTTTGAAAAAAGGCCTACATTTCGTTATTTAAAATATGCGCAAAAAATATCTAATGAACAAATGCTAACGGATATTGATTTAATATGGATTAAGAGAATTTCGGATCTTATCAAAAATTCAGACTGTATTAGCAAAGCTGTGGTACTTTGCTTTGATTCTGTTTATTTGGAAAATGGTGAACAAAACCTTGAATTAAGTCAGCTTTATGTACCAAATAGCTGGGGTTTTTTTGCCGCACAAAAATTCAAAGAATCTTTTCTATTGGGCGCATCTATTCATCCTTATCGAAAGGATTTCTTCAATGAATTGGAAAAATGTATCGAAAATAATGTGTTTTTGCTAAAGTGGCTTCCCTCTGCCATGGGTATCGATCCCGAAAATAAAAAATGTCTAGCCTTTTACGATGCCTTACGTGAAGCAAAAATTCCCTTGCTTTCACATGTTGATCGGGAATTTACTTTTGCCGAACCTGTATCGGGTTGGTTAAAATTCAATCATCTCAAAAAATTGAAAACAGCACTTGATATGGGTGTGACCGTGATAGCAGCACATGCTGGAACGCCTTCGCAAATTGAACTCGCTGAGGAATTCGCAAGAAAATATGAAAACTTCTATTTAGACACATCTGGGCTTTTTAACCCATCGCGGGTGCGCTCAGCCATCCGCTTGTTTCGTTTGGCACAAAAAAGTGTGCTGAAAGAACGTCTTTTGTTTGGTACGGATTGGCCTGTGCCTGCTTTTCCTCTCCTGCTGATCGATAAAACGGGGATTGCTCTTTATAAAGAGATCTCTAAAATAGCCAATCCATTTCTACGAGATCTGCGCTTGAAAGAATTTTTTGGCTTTAATATTGATGGGTTCAAAAAAAATCAAGAAAGGCTGTTGACATTGCTTGATAGGTCGCATACTGAAGAAGTCCTAACTTGA
- a CDS encoding L,D-transpeptidase family protein, whose translation MPERYHPLFKSIALLTIQVMSLSYSGPIFSLEGFEQDVQSIEVPSSNILLNEETLSSHTIQIPKALISLGNEPSAYALIVEKLQHRLTVYKSNSSGDYELIKTYRAITGKKQGDKKYTGDKRTPEGIYFITGRIDGNKLPPKYGPGAFVLDYPNIFDQRLSKTGYGIWIHGVENDARTDNPFDTDGCIALKNQDWLELEKYIFPLETPVIITKEMSLAISKQDLDEEKEKIMKFVESWKSSWKNSDINKYDQFYSDSFSSQGKNKKKWLDMKKNLSSIRNGNINIEISEPKILAFENQVLVSFYQKYQAQGKEDYGRKFLYLQLENSNYKIVSEKWFNEPAKNEHINALVRQKNEFNTKQ comes from the coding sequence ATGCCAGAGCGCTATCATCCTCTTTTCAAATCAATTGCACTTCTCACTATTCAAGTCATGAGTTTATCCTATTCCGGCCCTATTTTCTCTCTTGAAGGCTTTGAACAAGACGTTCAATCGATAGAAGTTCCAAGTTCAAATATTCTTTTAAACGAGGAAACTTTAAGCTCCCATACCATTCAAATTCCAAAAGCATTGATAAGCTTAGGCAATGAACCTTCTGCCTATGCCCTTATTGTGGAAAAACTTCAACACAGACTTACAGTTTACAAATCCAATTCAAGCGGTGATTATGAACTGATTAAGACATATCGAGCTATTACAGGCAAAAAGCAAGGAGATAAAAAATACACGGGTGATAAACGCACACCTGAAGGAATTTACTTTATCACAGGGAGAATAGATGGAAACAAACTCCCACCCAAATACGGACCTGGTGCATTTGTTTTAGACTATCCCAACATTTTTGACCAAAGATTAAGCAAAACAGGCTACGGCATTTGGATCCATGGCGTCGAAAACGACGCAAGAACTGACAATCCTTTCGATACGGATGGGTGCATAGCTCTGAAAAATCAAGACTGGCTCGAGCTGGAAAAATATATTTTTCCTCTTGAAACTCCAGTCATAATCACTAAAGAAATGAGTTTAGCAATTTCTAAGCAAGATCTAGATGAAGAAAAAGAAAAGATCATGAAATTTGTTGAAAGTTGGAAATCATCTTGGAAAAATTCAGATATTAATAAATATGATCAATTCTATTCTGACTCTTTTAGCTCACAAGGTAAGAATAAAAAGAAATGGCTCGATATGAAAAAGAATTTGAGTTCTATTCGTAATGGCAATATTAATATTGAAATTAGCGAACCTAAAATTCTTGCATTTGAAAATCAAGTTTTAGTATCTTTTTATCAAAAATATCAAGCGCAAGGTAAAGAAGATTATGGTAGAAAATTTTTATATTTACAGCTCGAGAATTCAAATTATAAAATCGTTTCAGAAAAATGGTTCAATGAACCAGCAAAAAATGAACATATAAATGCTTTAGTTAGGCAAAAAAATGAATTCAATACAAAACAATAG
- a CDS encoding matrixin family metalloprotease, whose protein sequence is MFILYLLHQNKYINCFNKITIIICTFNILVSCGSQVNSFFLNEDEKENQAIVYAEGWGNQYKYPLVILLNNEIEKENVNISKQIQNAMDTWNNAIGKKILTLKLVNKIPSENNFISLYSPLNYKNSIIYFDKKNEKNDGWHERTGKDRNILASTIFRSERNIIINAAIRFNHDNYLFGNTKTDHGNGKQILVDMESIALHEFGHVLGLGHMLSESSSVMYPFINTGRDSIDSPSTVRCLSKNDINRIRKIYKGGKEARFSCLQK, encoded by the coding sequence ATGTTCATCCTTTATTTATTGCATCAAAATAAATATATTAATTGCTTTAACAAAATTACAATTATCATATGCACTTTTAATATTCTAGTGAGTTGTGGTTCGCAAGTAAATTCCTTTTTTCTTAATGAAGATGAAAAAGAGAATCAAGCAATTGTTTATGCAGAAGGTTGGGGAAATCAGTATAAATATCCATTAGTCATTCTTTTAAACAATGAAATAGAGAAAGAAAATGTTAATATTAGTAAACAAATTCAAAATGCAATGGACACATGGAACAACGCAATTGGCAAGAAAATATTAACTCTTAAATTGGTTAATAAAATACCATCAGAAAATAATTTTATAAGTTTATATTCACCTTTGAATTATAAAAATAGCATTATCTATTTTGATAAAAAAAATGAGAAAAACGATGGATGGCATGAGAGAACGGGAAAGGATCGAAATATTCTAGCTAGTACAATTTTTAGATCAGAAAGAAATATTATTATAAATGCTGCAATTCGTTTTAATCACGATAACTATCTATTCGGTAACACAAAAACAGATCATGGTAATGGAAAACAGATATTGGTAGATATGGAAAGCATAGCTTTACATGAATTTGGACATGTATTGGGATTAGGTCATATGTTAAGTGAAAGCAGCAGTGTAATGTACCCATTTATAAACACAGGCCGTGACTCTATCGATAGTCCCAGTACGGTGCGTTGCCTATCTAAAAATGATATAAACAGAATCCGCAAAATTTATAAAGGAGGAAAAGAAGCAAGATTTTCTTGCCTCCAGAAATAA
- a CDS encoding class I SAM-dependent methyltransferase yields the protein MDSMFKNRLEKNFNFHKKWAKRENVTAFRIYDRDIPEYSYSIDYYDGSIIVYEYERGKASLRYTEEYMQADKEQLEEVILSIKNLFAIDDSKLFLKLRKRQKGLFQYERQDEKDVTKIVSEGDMKFKVNLSDYLDSGLFLDHRKTRQIIKKSVEGKNILNLFAYTGSVSVAAAYGRAERITTVDMSNTYLKWAEENFKINKIPLEKHEFIRADIMTWLPTVSYRAKKYDFIFLDPPSFSNSKKMHESFDVQKDYIFLLNQCEKLLTSCGSILFSCNLRSFKFAKDLFEDRFIIEDLTKKTIPKDFRNERIHHAWLLTKKV from the coding sequence ATGGATTCAATGTTTAAAAATCGTCTCGAAAAAAATTTTAATTTTCATAAAAAATGGGCAAAACGTGAAAATGTAACAGCATTTCGTATTTATGATAGAGATATTCCTGAATATTCATATTCAATCGATTATTATGATGGTTCTATTATTGTGTATGAATATGAAAGAGGAAAAGCCTCTTTGCGTTATACTGAAGAGTATATGCAAGCAGATAAAGAACAACTTGAAGAAGTTATTTTATCGATTAAAAATTTATTTGCAATTGATGACAGTAAACTCTTTTTAAAGCTTAGAAAAAGACAAAAGGGATTATTTCAGTATGAGAGACAGGATGAAAAGGATGTAACAAAAATTGTTTCTGAAGGTGATATGAAGTTCAAAGTCAATCTGTCTGATTATTTAGACAGTGGACTTTTTTTAGATCATAGAAAAACAAGACAAATTATTAAAAAAAGTGTTGAAGGAAAAAATATTTTAAATTTATTTGCTTATACAGGTTCTGTAAGCGTTGCAGCCGCTTATGGAAGAGCAGAGAGAATTACAACTGTAGATATGAGTAATACTTATTTAAAATGGGCAGAAGAAAATTTTAAAATTAATAAAATTCCTCTTGAAAAGCATGAATTTATTCGCGCAGATATTATGACTTGGCTTCCCACTGTTTCTTATCGGGCAAAAAAGTATGATTTCATTTTTTTAGATCCCCCCTCTTTTTCGAATTCTAAGAAAATGCATGAAAGTTTTGATGTGCAAAAAGACTATATTTTCTTATTAAATCAATGTGAAAAATTATTAACATCATGTGGAAGTATTTTATTTTCTTGTAATTTGCGTTCATTTAAATTTGCAAAAGATTTATTTGAAGATCGCTTTATAATTGAAGATTTAACTAAAAAAACTATCCCAAAAGATTTTCGCAACGAGAGAATCCATCATGCTTGGCTTCTTACTAAAAAAGTTTAA
- a CDS encoding chemotaxis protein CheX → MAKLFIAESSKKSIENLEHFLRADGHDPFFWDHAEPLEKIMTENKFDLSIIDLNYKEMPSSEIINLILKNPDFSNSQIIVTTSSPNKDALTKYSSLGVNFIFVKPYRYKLLSDKIKYIMNPIRGDHGAFEPDILKIFLESTIHIFESVSGISVEASKPFLKSGNKSLSEVSAVIGLSSPQVKGSLSINVTRDILTRCLLKILGADMDASHVDDAALSDMCGELCNQVMGRAKQQFLKKKSMSFEISVPTVLSDANHILDYKSSSPVLVIPFKIEKIEAIFVEFCLELNDTYEPVAPDKLQVVVEEGELVLF, encoded by the coding sequence ATGGCTAAATTATTTATTGCAGAATCATCAAAAAAGTCAATAGAGAATTTAGAACACTTTTTGCGTGCGGACGGGCATGATCCTTTTTTTTGGGATCATGCTGAGCCATTAGAGAAAATAATGACTGAAAATAAATTTGATTTATCCATTATTGATCTTAATTATAAGGAAATGCCAAGTTCAGAAATAATTAATTTAATCCTTAAAAACCCTGATTTTTCAAATTCACAAATCATCGTGACTACATCTTCTCCCAATAAAGATGCTTTAACAAAATACAGTTCTCTTGGTGTTAATTTTATCTTTGTTAAACCTTACAGATATAAACTATTATCAGATAAAATAAAATACATAATGAATCCAATTAGAGGAGATCATGGTGCTTTTGAACCTGATATTTTGAAAATATTTTTGGAGTCAACGATTCATATTTTTGAATCCGTCTCTGGAATTTCCGTTGAAGCATCTAAGCCATTTTTGAAGTCGGGAAACAAAAGTTTAAGTGAAGTCAGCGCTGTTATTGGCCTTTCTAGTCCACAGGTCAAGGGATCGCTTTCGATCAATGTGACAAGAGATATTTTAACTCGCTGTCTTTTAAAGATTCTGGGTGCAGATATGGATGCAAGCCATGTTGATGATGCGGCATTAAGTGATATGTGTGGAGAGCTCTGTAACCAAGTCATGGGAAGAGCAAAGCAGCAGTTTTTAAAGAAGAAAAGTATGAGTTTTGAAATCAGTGTGCCAACTGTTTTATCTGATGCGAATCATATTTTAGATTATAAAAGCTCGTCTCCAGTTCTTGTGATTCCTTTTAAGATTGAAAAAATTGAAGCGATATTTGTTGAATTTTGCCTTGAACTCAATGATACTTACGAACCCGTTGCTCCTGATAAACTTCAAGTTGTTGTTGAAGAAGGTGAGCTTGTTCTTTTTTAG
- a CDS encoding M3 family metallopeptidase gives MSQFYILPNKTKRVYLSENFDPLNKNDVKEVIAKLNADIPNSFKSAGDWYGLFHEASCAISEAQTILELDLYFDTKNTEAEAKLNDFEENILSPLLIARSDLMDIYMSSPWRNAMHTYDNGRIFTDFKIRRKFTNQKISLLQIEENQHIREYKKFVNAAKTKFDDRILPISVVVGKLNDNDPKIRKSAFFSYWNFVKDNENFYQDNFSALLENRTKQAQSVQAKNYIEVAFSELGRIDYGEKECKELRDSIHRASLPLIEKLAFGQKESLQTNSIKPWDISIYPKLMPEKKPVNGDLEKLVLSMQNITSKIHPSFGKLFHEMKANNLIDISPRANKAAGAFCVTFQESKVPFIFANFSGHFRDAITFVHEFGHALHGYAVSNINNILLRHPGFEFCEVASIGLELLASPFFTAWWNNKSDAKKALAFQLFHMLHFWPFMAMMDEWQHVIYSGKETGDAKQRNKAWQNISKKYRPQVDWSGCEEFEELGWMSRPHIFTSPFYYIDYGIAQVGALQLWKQSRENYQQAVHNYISGLSLGAQCSLQDLFTATGLSFDFSEKMIKDLCSEIEKVIEDVS, from the coding sequence ATGTCTCAATTTTATATTTTGCCAAACAAAACAAAACGCGTCTATTTAAGTGAAAATTTTGATCCACTCAATAAAAATGATGTAAAAGAAGTTATTGCTAAACTGAATGCAGATATTCCAAATAGTTTTAAAAGTGCAGGTGACTGGTATGGGCTTTTTCATGAAGCTTCTTGTGCAATTTCCGAAGCTCAAACGATTTTAGAACTTGATCTCTATTTTGATACTAAAAATACAGAAGCAGAAGCAAAGTTAAATGATTTTGAAGAAAATATTCTTTCACCGCTCTTGATTGCGCGTAGTGATTTAATGGATATTTATATGTCATCTCCATGGCGAAATGCAATGCACACATATGACAATGGAAGAATTTTTACCGATTTTAAAATTCGTAGAAAATTTACAAATCAAAAAATATCTTTGTTACAAATCGAAGAAAATCAGCATATTCGTGAATATAAAAAATTTGTAAACGCCGCCAAAACAAAATTTGATGATAGAATTCTTCCTATTTCTGTTGTTGTTGGAAAACTCAATGACAATGATCCCAAAATTCGAAAATCTGCATTTTTTTCTTATTGGAATTTTGTAAAAGACAATGAAAATTTTTATCAAGATAATTTCTCTGCACTTTTAGAAAATAGAACCAAGCAAGCTCAATCCGTACAGGCAAAAAATTATATTGAAGTTGCATTTTCTGAGTTAGGTCGAATTGATTATGGTGAAAAAGAATGTAAAGAATTGAGAGATTCTATTCACAGAGCATCTTTACCGCTCATTGAAAAATTAGCTTTTGGACAAAAAGAATCATTACAAACAAACTCAATAAAACCTTGGGATATCTCTATTTATCCAAAACTAATGCCCGAAAAAAAACCAGTCAATGGTGACTTAGAAAAACTTGTTTTGAGTATGCAAAATATTACATCCAAAATTCATCCAAGCTTTGGCAAACTCTTTCATGAAATGAAAGCTAATAATTTAATAGATATCTCGCCAAGAGCAAACAAAGCAGCAGGCGCCTTTTGTGTTACCTTTCAAGAGAGCAAAGTTCCATTTATATTTGCAAATTTTAGCGGTCACTTTCGAGATGCAATTACTTTTGTGCATGAATTTGGTCATGCCTTACATGGTTATGCTGTTTCAAATATAAATAATATTCTTTTGCGTCACCCAGGTTTTGAGTTCTGTGAAGTTGCCAGTATTGGCCTAGAACTATTAGCCAGCCCATTTTTTACTGCTTGGTGGAACAATAAAAGTGACGCAAAGAAAGCTCTCGCTTTTCAGTTATTTCATATGCTGCATTTCTGGCCTTTTATGGCTATGATGGATGAATGGCAGCATGTTATTTATTCTGGCAAAGAAACAGGAGATGCAAAACAACGTAACAAAGCTTGGCAGAATATCTCAAAAAAATATCGCCCCCAAGTGGATTGGAGTGGTTGTGAAGAATTTGAAGAGTTGGGCTGGATGAGTCGACCACATATTTTTACATCACCTTTTTATTATATAGACTATGGAATTGCGCAAGTTGGTGCACTCCAGTTGTGGAAACAAAGTCGAGAAAATTATCAACAGGCAGTGCATAATTATATTTCAGGCCTCAGCTTAGGGGCTCAATGCTCATTGCAAGATTTATTCACTGCTACGGGCCTGAGTTTTGATTTCAGTGAAAAAATGATAAAAGATTTATGCAGTGAAATTGAAAAAGTTATTGAGGATGTGAGTTGA
- a CDS encoding MFS transporter, with amino-acid sequence MLKNILFKNTPILGIDFFFTLFLRIYILYFSWYLIAYTNNKAHLATSLGIAFSLQIIGYSITPYIKMNIKFFLKFVITVVLTLIILTAFLKNFLLLNIISFCVINFIYALFAAKSNMLVALIHKDNLNPMLELKSALSSINIILGPVLSGILIDRWGGGAALCSMILLSALTLFYVFFLPNHINMEKSESKKAPLKRLFQIKTEFYLGFLAIIFNLVLQPMITLMLPIFVLTSLKLSTFYVGLLEASIGAGILLTSFVILKKLKKSIGAHNSILLGIFLLIISIFILSLNQQIFIICSALFLFGVGIALFNINTTQLRIAATPSQYRGDIESAIMTVCTAGIPFGHFIFGKLNTIYDIKITIIFSGFIILISSIIIFFVPYFSKICKLNEKDLEGIYAKFYPKAFE; translated from the coding sequence ATGCTAAAAAATATTTTGTTCAAAAACACTCCAATATTGGGTATAGATTTTTTTTTCACACTCTTTTTACGAATTTATATTCTTTATTTTTCTTGGTATTTAATTGCTTATACAAACAATAAAGCACATCTTGCGACAAGTTTAGGAATAGCATTTTCCCTACAAATCATTGGATATTCTATAACCCCATATATTAAAATGAATATAAAATTCTTCTTAAAATTTGTGATTACGGTCGTTTTAACTCTTATCATACTCACAGCATTTCTAAAAAATTTTCTTTTATTAAATATTATTTCATTCTGCGTGATAAATTTTATTTATGCTTTGTTCGCCGCAAAAAGCAATATGCTTGTTGCGCTAATACACAAAGATAATTTAAATCCAATGCTTGAACTCAAAAGCGCTTTGAGTTCAATTAATATTATCCTGGGGCCGGTTCTTTCAGGTATATTAATTGATAGATGGGGTGGAGGAGCTGCACTCTGCAGTATGATTTTACTTTCAGCACTTACCTTATTTTATGTTTTTTTCTTGCCAAATCACATTAATATGGAGAAAAGCGAATCAAAAAAAGCACCTCTCAAACGTTTATTTCAAATTAAAACTGAATTCTATCTCGGATTCCTTGCTATTATATTTAATCTGGTTCTTCAACCTATGATTACTTTAATGCTTCCCATTTTTGTCCTCACATCATTAAAGCTTTCTACATTTTACGTTGGTTTACTAGAAGCTTCGATTGGTGCAGGGATACTCCTAACTAGTTTTGTGATATTAAAGAAATTAAAAAAATCAATTGGCGCACACAACTCTATTCTTTTAGGTATATTTTTATTAATAATTTCAATATTTATTCTGAGTTTAAATCAGCAAATATTTATTATTTGTAGTGCTTTATTTTTATTTGGAGTGGGAATTGCATTATTTAATATTAATACGACTCAATTGCGTATTGCTGCCACCCCAAGCCAATACAGAGGCGATATTGAATCCGCAATTATGACAGTTTGTACAGCTGGAATTCCATTTGGGCATTTTATATTTGGTAAGCTCAATACTATATATGATATAAAAATAACAATTATTTTTTCTGGATTTATAATTTTAATATCCTCTATTATAATATTTTTTGTTCCATATTTTTCTAAAATTTGTAAATTAAATGAAAAAGACTTAGAAGGAATTTACGCAAAATTTTATCCAAAAGCATTTGAATAA